The window GTCGTCGAGCGAAGCGCAGCGCTGCGCGGTCGTGTCGCTGCACCGGCTGCGCTCCGAGTTCTACGGCGACGCCGCCGACGAGAACGCGCTGTTCCAGCGGCTGCTGAAGGAGAGCGTGCACGAGGTCGGCCACGCGCTCGGCCTCAAGCACTGCTACCACGCGCGCTGCGCCATGTACTATTCCAACTCGGTCTTCGACACCGACAACAAGCACTCGCATTTCTGCGAGGGCTGCGAGCGGCGCAGCCGCGCGAGCAAGTCGGCCTAGGAGTTTGCCGGGCTTCGGCCCGGCAAACGACGACGGGCGGATCGGGCGAAGCCCGAACGCGAGGGTTCACCAACGGTGAACCCACTAGCAGGCAAGCGCCCTAAGCCCGGCTCAAGGCGGCTCGCCGAACGTCCGATGCCCCTTATGAACGGAACGTGTGCGGGTGGCACCGCTCCGCGCTTTTTCGTCCGCACCCGAGGGCCGCTTGAGACTGACCCTGGAGCCGCTCGTCGCCGTTCGCCGCCGGTCTTCCCCGGCGGCTGCGCTGGCCGTTACGGCGCTGACCGCGCTCGCCGCGGCGGTGCTCGCGACGTACGCCGTTCATCCGCCGGCCGGCTCGCCCGCCGCGCTGGCCGCGTCGGCCGCGCTCTTCCTGGCGGTCGCGCTGGCGAGCAGGCTGCTCGCGGGCCGCGGCCCGGCCGCGGACGCCGATCCCGACCTGAACGCCCTGCGCGGCCCCGAACGGCTTGCCTTTCCGGCGAACGGGACGCTCGGCCAGAGCGTCGCCGCGCTGACGACCGGGGTCCGTGAGGTCGCCGCCGGCGATCTGACCAAGAACCTCGCCGTCGCCGACGGCCCGCTCGGCGAGCTCGCGATCGGGCTGAACAAGCTGATCTTCGGGATGCGCGACTTCGTCGGCACCATGCACCGCGAAGCGCAGGAGCTCGGCGAGGCCGGCGGCGGGCTGCAGGCGACGGCGAGCTCCTCGCTGGCGGTGATCGAAGGCGGCGCGATCGCGCAGAAGCAGCTCGAGGACGGCATCGTCGAGCAGTCGCAGATCGTCGAAGGCGCGCTGCTCAAGGTGCGCGCGATGACCGAGGCGATCGCCGAGCTGGCCGGTTCGGCCGAGCAGCAGCGCAGCTCGCTGGACGAGACCGCGGTCAACGTCTCGTCGATGTCGGCTTCGATCGAAGAGGTCTCGGCGCAAGTCGACTCGCTGCTGACGATCTCCTCGGAGACCTCGATGACCGCCGACCGCGGAGGGACGGCGATCCACACCATCGTCGACGCGATGGCGACGATCCGCACCACCATCGAAGAGCTCGCCGCCGACATCGGCCGGCTCGGCGCGAACTCCGACCAGATCGGGGACATCGTCAAGGTCATCGACCGGATCGCCGAGCAGACGAACTTGCTCGCGCTGAACGCCGCCATCGAAGCGGCGCGCGCCGGCGAGCACGGCCGCGGCTTCGCGGTCGT of the Candidatus Eremiobacterota bacterium genome contains:
- a CDS encoding archemetzincin, with the translated sequence SSSEAQRCAVVSLHRLRSEFYGDAADENALFQRLLKESVHEVGHALGLKHCYHARCAMYYSNSVFDTDNKHSHFCEGCERRSRASKSA
- a CDS encoding methyl-accepting chemotaxis protein, with the protein product MRLTLEPLVAVRRRSSPAAALAVTALTALAAAVLATYAVHPPAGSPAALAASAALFLAVALASRLLAGRGPAADADPDLNALRGPERLAFPANGTLGQSVAALTTGVREVAAGDLTKNLAVADGPLGELAIGLNKLIFGMRDFVGTMHREAQELGEAGGGLQATASSSLAVIEGGAIAQKQLEDGIVEQSQIVEGALLKVRAMTEAIAELAGSAEQQRSSLDETAVNVSSMSASIEEVSAQVDSLLTISSETSMTADRGGTAIHTIVDAMATIRTTIEELAADIGRLGANSDQIGDIVKVIDRIAEQTNLLALNAAIEAARAGEHGRGFAVVATEIRKLADGSVQATKEIAGHIHNTQSVVGQVTDAMQRLNERLEASVVSTDSASGALREIVTAVMDANRQIGQISSVTRSMSENTFRVIRSIEEITTSVGANLAATKQMASHSDEVSRAFDAITAISSQNASSVEVLTYVNAEVTSAAQRIVESVGEMSRRAAAIDAQLGRYTITDSELKAEGIPV